A single Antechinus flavipes isolate AdamAnt ecotype Samford, QLD, Australia chromosome 5, AdamAnt_v2, whole genome shotgun sequence DNA region contains:
- the LOC127564935 gene encoding uncharacterized protein LOC127564935 isoform X1: MKLQNDFLGKSLSLSQNQLASTKFERIPSKEGEAVAEIGPVIDYKVGVQLEKPVPQKKCSKDMKLQSNYPGKSLPLSQNQLPSTIFEKIPSIMGEAVVGIGPALDYKVGVQLEKPVPQKEYSKDMKLQSNYPGKSLLLSQNQLPSTKFEKIPSIKGEAVVGIGPVIDYKIGVQLEKTVPQKECSKDMKLKSNYPGKSLPLSQNQLPCTIFEKIPSIKGEAVVEIGPVIDYKVGVQLEKPEPPKEYSKDMKLKSNYPGKSLPLSQNQLQCTRFGKIPSEKSEAVVGIGPVIDYKVGVQLEKQIPQECSKDMKLQNSYPGKSLPLSQNQLASTRFGKISSQEDEVAVIGSGHVIDYKVGVQLEKPIPQKQGEPSLQKEKQKEVKKGGREKAKVSTE; the protein is encoded by the coding sequence ATGAAGTTGCAaaatgattttcttggcaaatcaCTGTCACTGAGTCAAAATCAATTAGCATCTACAAAATTTGAGAGGATTCCATCCAAAGAAGGTGAAGCTGTAGCTGAAATTGGGCCTGTCATTGACTATAAAGTTGGAGTTCAATTAGAAAAACCAGTTCCCCAGAAGAAGTGTTCCAAGGACATGAAGTTGCAAAGTAATTATCCTGGCAAATCACTGCCACTGAGTCAAAATCAATTACCATCCACAATATTTGAAAAGATTCCATCCATAATGGGTGAAGCTGTAGTTGGAATTGGGCCTGCCCTTGACTATAAAGTTGGAGTTCAATTAGAAAAACCAGTCCCCCAGAAGGAGTATTCCAAGGACATGAAGTTGCAGAGTAATTATCCTGGCAAATCACTGCTACTGAGTCAAAATCAACTACCATCCACAAAATTTGAAAAGATTCCTTCCATAAAAGGTGAAGCTGTAGTTGGAATTGGGCCTGTCATTGACTATAAAATTGGAGTTCAATTAGAAAAAACAGTTCCTCAGAAAGAGTGTTCCAAGGACATGAAGCTAAAAAGTAATTATCCTGGCAAATCACTGCCACTGAGTCAAAATCAGTTACCATGCACAATATTTGAAAAGATTCCATCCATAAAAGGTGAAGCTGTAGTTGAAATCGGGCCCGTCATTGACTATAAAGTTGGAGTTCAATTAGAAAAACCAGAACCCCCGAAGGAGTATTCCAAGGATATGAAGTTAAAAAGTAATTATCCTGGCAAATCACTGCCACTAAGTCAAAATCAATTACAATGCACAAGATTTGGAAAGATTCCATCTGAAAAAAGTGAAGCTGTAGTTGGAATCGGGCCAGTCATTGACTATAAAGTTGGAGttcaattagaaaaacaaatcccCCAGGAGTGTTCCAAGGATATGAAGTTGCAAAATAGTTATCCTGGCAAATCACTGCCACTGAGTCAAAATCAATTAGCATCCACAAGATTTGGAAAAATTTCATCCCAAGAAGATGAAGTTGCTGTAATTGGAAGTGGGCATGTCATTGACTATAAGGTTGGAGTTCAATTAGAAAAACCAATCCCCCAGAAGCAAGGTGAACCATCTCttcagaaagaaaagcagaaagaagtaaagaaag